A part of Paraliobacillus zengyii genomic DNA contains:
- the asnB gene encoding asparagine synthase (glutamine-hydrolyzing) yields MCGITGWIDYQKDLTKSEQTIKNMANALQHRGPDEQKEWIDTHVAFGHKRLVVVDPAGGKQPMHCLKEDNDYVLVYNGELYNTEDIRTELQTRGWHFDSHSDTEVLLKSYIEWKEECVEKFNGIFAFAIWDSKNEKLFLARDRLGVKPLFYTEKNGSFLFASEIKGLLAHEDVKAVLDQDGVSELLALGPSRTPGNGVFKGINELKAAHVGIVDRNGFRTKRYWNVKSKAHKDSLEETAKQIRFLLTDAVERQLVSDVPIGTFLSGGVDSSAITAIAANYLKKEKQQTLPTFSIDYEDNARYFKKSTFQPNSDADFIGKMVDACKTEQHTYVLDNETLADLLKNAVEYRDLPGMADVDSSLYWFCGKTKEEITVALSGECADEIFGGYPWFYREEDLDREGFPWIRSADVRTGLLTKEWQDKLDLHEYMLARYQETVDETPVYDGESEIDKKRRQMFYLNMHWFMPTLLDRKDRMSMGASFEARVPFSDHRLVEYVWNIPWEMKTYQGREKGILRKALEGLLPDEILYRKKSPYPKTHHPAYTAAVVGWMNQIIADPNARLFDLFDKESIKKLVASEGKEIDTPWFGQLMRGPQLLAYLGQVDYWLRKYDIEIEK; encoded by the coding sequence ATGTGCGGTATAACAGGATGGATTGATTATCAAAAGGATTTAACTAAGTCCGAGCAAACAATAAAAAATATGGCAAATGCCTTGCAACATAGAGGGCCAGATGAACAAAAAGAGTGGATCGATACACATGTAGCGTTTGGACATAAGCGTTTGGTTGTTGTTGATCCTGCTGGTGGAAAGCAACCAATGCATTGTCTAAAAGAAGATAATGATTATGTGCTTGTTTATAACGGAGAACTCTATAATACCGAGGATATCCGAACTGAATTACAAACACGCGGGTGGCACTTTGATTCACATTCTGATACAGAGGTATTGTTGAAAAGCTATATCGAGTGGAAGGAAGAGTGTGTAGAGAAATTTAATGGGATCTTTGCATTTGCTATTTGGGATTCTAAGAATGAAAAACTTTTTCTCGCTCGTGATCGTTTAGGTGTTAAACCATTATTTTATACCGAAAAAAATGGTTCATTTCTTTTTGCTTCGGAAATCAAAGGACTACTAGCACATGAAGACGTAAAAGCCGTTCTAGATCAAGATGGAGTGAGTGAACTGTTAGCTCTTGGACCATCTAGAACACCTGGTAATGGCGTCTTTAAGGGTATTAATGAATTAAAAGCTGCACATGTTGGTATAGTCGACCGTAACGGTTTTCGTACAAAAAGGTATTGGAACGTTAAAAGCAAAGCCCATAAAGATAGTCTTGAGGAAACGGCAAAGCAAATACGTTTCTTACTTACAGATGCAGTAGAACGCCAACTCGTTTCTGATGTTCCAATTGGGACTTTTTTATCTGGTGGTGTTGATTCAAGTGCAATTACAGCAATTGCAGCAAATTATCTAAAAAAAGAAAAGCAGCAAACTCTCCCAACTTTTTCAATCGATTATGAAGATAATGCACGTTATTTTAAGAAAAGCACCTTCCAGCCAAACAGTGATGCAGATTTTATAGGGAAAATGGTTGATGCATGCAAAACAGAACAGCATACGTATGTACTCGATAATGAAACGCTAGCCGACTTATTAAAAAATGCAGTTGAATACCGTGATCTTCCTGGAATGGCGGATGTTGATAGTTCACTGTATTGGTTCTGTGGAAAAACAAAAGAAGAGATAACAGTTGCGCTTTCCGGAGAATGTGCGGATGAGATATTTGGTGGGTATCCCTGGTTTTACAGGGAAGAAGATTTAGATCGTGAAGGCTTCCCTTGGATTCGATCAGCAGATGTTCGAACCGGTTTACTAACAAAAGAATGGCAAGATAAACTAGACCTACATGAATATATGCTCGCTCGTTACCAAGAAACAGTTGACGAAACACCTGTTTATGATGGTGAAAGTGAAATCGATAAGAAGAGAAGACAAATGTTCTATTTGAATATGCATTGGTTTATGCCAACATTATTAGATCGAAAAGATCGTATGAGCATGGGGGCAAGTTTCGAAGCGCGCGTCCCGTTTAGTGATCACCGTTTAGTTGAATATGTATGGAATATTCCGTGGGAAATGAAGACATATCAAGGTAGAGAAAAGGGCATTCTAAGAAAAGCTTTAGAAGGGTTACTTCCAGATGAAATTTTATATCGAAAGAAAAGTCCATATCCGAAGACACATCACCCTGCTTATACAGCTGCGGTTGTAGGATGGATGAATCAAATTATTGCTGATCCAAATGCGCGATTATTTGATTTATTTGATAAAGAATCAATTAAAAAACTTGTCGCTAGTGAAGGAAAAGAAATTGATACACCATGGTTTGGTCAACTTATGCGAGGGCCTCAATTACTAGCTTATTTAGGGCAAGTAGATTACTGGTTACGGAAATATGATATTGAAATAGAAAAGTAA
- a CDS encoding MATE family efflux transporter: MTLYALTWPIFIEILLHMLMGNADTLMLSQYSDNAVAAVGVSNQILSVVIVMFGFVAAGAAILIAQNLGADNALVAGKIAVTSISLNLIFSLLLSLGLFIFSRSLLNLMDLPNELMADADAYMNIVGGLIFVQALIMTVAAILRSYGFTKDTMYVTIGMNIINIIGNYFVIFGPFDFPVLGVEGVAYSTIISRFLGFLLLLVILVKRNKGTLPFQSFYKYEKANVRHLLNIGIPSAGEQLSYNGSQMVITYFIAQLGTAAITTKVYVQNIMMFILLFSIAIGQGTQILIGHMIGAGDIDSAYKRGIRSLQIAIVVSTFAAVVVYFSSDFLLGIFTNNDSIIESGALLLLITIILEPGRAFNLVVINSLRAAGDVKFPVFVGVLSMWGVSVTFAWFFGIFLELGLVGVWIGFIADEWLRGILMLGRWRSKVWIRKSFVYTKEAEE, from the coding sequence ATGACCTTATACGCTTTAACCTGGCCAATTTTCATTGAAATTCTACTTCATATGTTGATGGGAAACGCTGATACCTTAATGCTCAGTCAATACTCAGATAATGCTGTTGCAGCAGTCGGCGTCTCAAATCAAATATTATCTGTTGTGATTGTTATGTTTGGTTTTGTTGCGGCTGGTGCTGCAATACTGATTGCACAGAATCTTGGTGCTGATAATGCACTTGTCGCTGGCAAAATTGCAGTCACATCAATTAGCCTTAATTTAATTTTTTCCTTATTATTAAGTCTTGGCTTATTTATATTTAGCCGCTCGTTACTTAACCTTATGGACTTACCTAATGAGTTAATGGCCGATGCAGATGCCTATATGAATATTGTTGGTGGTTTAATCTTTGTGCAAGCTTTGATTATGACCGTTGCTGCAATCTTGCGTAGTTACGGATTTACTAAGGATACTATGTACGTAACAATCGGTATGAATATCATTAATATTATTGGAAATTATTTTGTGATTTTTGGACCGTTTGATTTCCCAGTTCTTGGCGTGGAAGGAGTTGCCTATTCCACGATCATTAGTAGATTTTTAGGATTTCTACTACTACTTGTTATTTTAGTGAAACGAAATAAAGGAACCTTACCGTTTCAATCCTTTTATAAATATGAAAAAGCAAACGTGAGACACTTATTAAACATTGGTATTCCTTCAGCTGGAGAGCAATTATCTTATAATGGTAGCCAAATGGTAATCACTTATTTCATCGCACAGCTCGGTACAGCAGCAATTACAACGAAAGTATATGTCCAAAATATTATGATGTTTATTCTCTTGTTTTCGATTGCAATCGGGCAAGGAACTCAAATATTAATTGGTCATATGATTGGTGCGGGTGACATTGATTCTGCATACAAACGTGGAATTAGAAGTCTCCAAATTGCGATTGTAGTAAGTACTTTTGCAGCCGTTGTTGTCTATTTTTCTAGTGATTTTTTACTCGGTATTTTCACTAATAATGACTCTATTATTGAATCAGGTGCATTGCTCCTACTCATAACAATCATTCTAGAGCCAGGACGTGCTTTTAATTTAGTTGTGATTAATTCCTTGCGTGCAGCTGGTGATGTTAAATTCCCTGTATTTGTTGGCGTTTTATCTATGTGGGGAGTCAGTGTTACTTTCGCATGGTTTTTCGGAATATTTTTAGAGCTTGGACTAGTCGGTGTTTGGATTGGCTTTATTGCTGACGAATGGCTTCGCGGAATTTTAATGCTTGGTCGGTGGCGTTCAAAAGTTTGGATCCGCAAATCATTTGTTTATACTAAAGAAGCAGAGGAGTAA
- a CDS encoding SDR family oxidoreductase has translation MSNKQQNAQPKQHQTKQPGIESEMYPRPIFDNGTYKASGKLQDKLAVITGGDSGIGRAVSIHYAKEGADVVIIYLDEHDDAEETKRAVEKEGQTCLLINGDLGDSTFCQSAIDQVIKQFSKIDILVNNAAVQYPQEDFLNISNEQLEKTFKTNIFSFFYLSKAVIPHMKAGSSIINSSSITAYKGAADLIDYSSTKGAITSFTRSLSQSLLPKEIRVNAVAPGPIWTPLIPSSFDAEKVGKFGANNPMGRPGQPYELAPSYVYLASKDSSYVTGQMIHVNGGVIVNG, from the coding sequence ATGTCAAATAAACAACAAAATGCACAACCAAAGCAACATCAAACGAAGCAACCTGGAATAGAATCTGAAATGTATCCACGTCCAATTTTTGATAACGGTACGTATAAGGCTAGTGGAAAGCTCCAAGACAAACTTGCTGTTATCACAGGAGGTGATAGTGGGATTGGTCGAGCAGTAAGTATCCACTATGCCAAAGAGGGTGCTGATGTGGTAATTATTTATTTAGACGAACATGACGATGCCGAGGAAACAAAGCGTGCTGTTGAAAAAGAAGGACAAACTTGTCTACTGATTAATGGGGATCTAGGTGACTCGACCTTCTGTCAATCCGCAATTGACCAAGTCATCAAGCAATTCAGTAAAATAGATATTCTTGTAAATAATGCTGCTGTTCAGTACCCGCAGGAAGATTTCTTGAATATTAGTAACGAACAATTAGAAAAAACATTTAAAACAAATATTTTTTCTTTTTTCTATCTATCAAAGGCAGTTATTCCTCATATGAAAGCAGGTAGTTCTATCATTAACAGCTCATCTATCACTGCATATAAAGGGGCTGCAGATTTGATCGATTATTCAAGTACAAAGGGTGCAATAACATCATTCACCCGATCATTATCGCAATCTTTACTTCCTAAAGAAATTCGTGTCAATGCCGTAGCACCTGGACCTATTTGGACACCGCTTATCCCATCAAGTTTTGATGCTGAAAAAGTTGGTAAATTCGGTGCTAACAACCCAATGGGCAGACCTGGACAACCTTATGAACTTGCACCTTCTTATGTATATTTAGCTAGCAAAGATTCAAGTTATGTAACTGGACAAATGATTCACGTTAATGGTGGCGTTATCGTAAATGGCTGA
- a CDS encoding DegV family protein, translated as MSVQIIADSASDLSKEDFEYFQVDSVSLTVQLDDQNYEDGKTISAKTIYDAMRNGKAPKTSQVSPQAFTTLFEKYAKENKPCLYLSFSSALSGTYQSAKIAEEEVKNTYPNWEITIIDTKCASLGYGLVVMRAAELAKEGKALAEIAEVSQYHADHMEHIFTVDDLEYLYRGGRVSKSAAFVGTLLKIKPILHVEDGQLIPLEKIRGSKKVWKRMLDIMEERGQDLTNQRIAITHGDVYDTAKELADMIQERFHTKDIHINMVGSTIGAHSGPGTIALFFLNDTYK; from the coding sequence ATGTCAGTTCAAATTATTGCAGACTCTGCTAGTGACTTATCAAAAGAGGATTTTGAATACTTTCAAGTAGACAGTGTCTCGTTAACAGTCCAACTAGATGACCAAAACTATGAGGATGGTAAAACTATTTCCGCAAAAACAATATATGATGCGATGCGTAATGGAAAGGCACCTAAGACTTCTCAAGTTTCACCACAGGCTTTTACTACACTATTTGAAAAGTATGCAAAAGAGAATAAGCCTTGTTTGTATCTATCTTTTTCATCAGCACTTTCGGGTACATACCAATCCGCGAAAATAGCTGAGGAAGAAGTAAAAAACACATATCCAAATTGGGAAATCACCATAATTGACACCAAGTGTGCATCACTCGGATATGGTTTAGTCGTTATGCGTGCTGCAGAACTAGCTAAAGAAGGTAAAGCATTAGCAGAAATAGCTGAAGTCAGTCAGTATCATGCAGACCATATGGAACACATCTTTACTGTCGATGACCTTGAATATTTATATCGAGGTGGGCGTGTAAGCAAATCTGCCGCTTTTGTTGGAACACTTTTAAAAATTAAACCTATCCTACACGTGGAAGATGGACAATTAATCCCTCTGGAAAAAATTCGTGGTTCTAAAAAGGTTTGGAAAAGAATGCTCGATATTATGGAAGAACGTGGCCAAGACTTAACAAATCAACGCATAGCCATTACCCATGGTGATGTATACGATACAGCAAAAGAACTTGCTGATATGATACAAGAAAGATTCCATACGAAAGATATCCATATTAATATGGTCGGATCGACAATTGGTGCACATTCCGGACCAGGGACTATTGCATTATTCTTCTTAAATGACACGTACAAATAA
- a CDS encoding YitT family protein — MFIFEAKRIFVVIIGALLNALALNFFLIGADVYASGFTGMAQLLSTVFSDYFGIDFISTGILLLLLNIPVAILGWFKVGRYFTVYSFISVACTTLFLEIIPVISFSSDIMLNAVFGGVIGGVGIGISLKWGASTGGSDIVAMVLSRMKDRPIGSYLMIINGVIIVLAGYLNEPENALYTLLALYVTTRVIDTLHTRHEKVTAMIVTKKTDELQQAIHDTMVRGITILPARGAYSKEDKSMLVLVITRYELYDLERIIHEVDPHAFTNVVQTTGIFGFFRKGE; from the coding sequence ATGTTCATATTTGAAGCAAAACGTATTTTTGTTGTTATCATAGGTGCATTGCTAAACGCTTTAGCCTTGAATTTCTTTCTAATTGGCGCTGACGTTTATGCAAGTGGATTTACCGGGATGGCACAGTTATTATCAACCGTTTTTTCTGATTACTTTGGAATAGATTTTATTAGTACAGGTATATTACTTTTGCTATTAAATATTCCAGTTGCTATATTAGGTTGGTTTAAAGTTGGTCGTTATTTTACTGTATATAGTTTTATTTCCGTTGCATGTACAACGTTATTTCTTGAAATTATTCCAGTTATAAGTTTCTCAAGTGATATTATGTTAAATGCTGTATTTGGCGGTGTAATCGGTGGTGTAGGTATTGGGATTTCATTGAAATGGGGTGCTTCAACAGGCGGTTCTGATATAGTAGCAATGGTGCTGTCACGGATGAAGGACCGTCCAATTGGAAGTTATCTAATGATTATAAATGGTGTTATTATCGTGTTAGCAGGTTATTTAAATGAACCTGAAAACGCACTATACACACTGTTAGCACTTTATGTTACAACACGTGTAATAGATACCTTACATACACGACATGAAAAAGTTACAGCTATGATTGTCACCAAGAAAACAGATGAACTACAACAAGCAATACATGATACGATGGTACGGGGTATTACCATTTTACCAGCTCGTGGTGCTTATTCAAAAGAAGATAAGTCGATGTTAGTCCTAGTTATTACCAGATATGAATTGTATGACTTAGAAAGAATTATTCATGAGGTCGATCCACATGCATTCACTAATGTTGTTCAAACAACTGGAATTTTTGGTTTCTTCCGAAAAGGTGAATAA